In Tenebrio molitor chromosome 8, icTenMoli1.1, whole genome shotgun sequence, a genomic segment contains:
- the LOC138136406 gene encoding coiled-coil domain-containing protein 186-like isoform X2, giving the protein MTDKTEVEETPHMSESNSRNEEVTSLDQNTAAQQCKEPPNGQINNEGNNINAREQSEEIHQLMQKCGHLEARLDLVIKQKELAQKEKEAMVIKYAVSEKNLLEMKHQKEQLEKKYKEQITENEIIQHKVQIMCSEKSRICQMLDNKCYEYKGSQQELEQAKADLNALETKLKWSQNSLKTEIQLHKECQTKLEELNKKCLDATDQIEQAKKEAQESIKAFHTSQDNRAHVLDQQLKEQQAALILLKHERDDKEQQIKSLNSQLEKLQTKQKDMLQENNDLSLKVQQLERDRLESEQKLSDFRACADQQRQDCADLQAKTTLLDQLKLQLKNEQDQNRACNDQIHLLKQRNAELEGDIIACRDREAELLLFTQQLTDKNVRLQSEFTALETKVQQLTCEQTLLKRSVKEQETKMGMFAAQVADERAKCLDEIDGLKKGLAEKSGLCDKFKQEAVDHKGENKLLRRKFELSLREVNKELQQCRKRLEHYEILENRSSSSSNSSLNVGDRSNDSPAAEQVKVIQPDAGLDRQTLIEHIVKLQRISARKSEKLDFLEEHVNTLVLELQKKSRLLQSYILRDQSGTLTSNSMDANKANIAKLNGIMASVYSSRVADDKLTLELSLDINRKLQAVLEDALLKNITLKSSVPGERRHFGPGNRATK; this is encoded by the exons ATGACGGATAAGACGGAAGTTGAAGAAACACCCCATATGTCTGAGAGTAACAGCAGAAATGAAGAAGTTACAAGTTTGGATCAAAATACTGCAGCACAGCAATGCAAGGAACCGCCAAACGGACAAATAAACAATGAAGGAAACAATATAAATGCAAGGGAACAGTCTGAAGAAATCCATCAATTAATGCAAAAATGTGGCCACTTGGAAGCTAGATTAGATCTT GTGATAAAACAGAAAGAGCTGGCacagaaagaaaaagaagcaaTGGTGATAAAATATGCTGTTAGTGAGAAGAATCTCTTGGAGATGAAGCATCAAAAAGAGCAACTGGAGAAAAAGTATAAGGAACAAATAacagaaaatgaaattattcaGCATAAAGTACAAATAATGTGCAGTGAGAAGTCTAGAATATGTCAGATGCTTGATAACAAGTGTTATGAGTATAAAGGGAGCCAACAAGAATTGGAACAGGCGAAAGCTGATTTGAACGCGCTAGAAACGAAATTAAAGTGGTCCCAGAACAGTTTGAAAACCGAAATTCAGTTGCACAAA GAATGTCAGACTAAATTGGAAGAGTTGAATAAGAAATGTCTAGACGCCACGGATCAGATAGAACAGGCGAAGAAAGAGGCGCAGGAATCCATAAAGGCGTTCCATACGTCGCAAGACAACAGAGCGCACGTGCTTGACCAGCAACTGAAGGAACAACAAGCCGCGTtgattttgttaaaacacGAGAGGGACGACAAAGAGCAACAAATCAAATCGCTAAACTCCCAACTCGAAAAGCTGCAAACCAAACAAAAAGACATGTTGCAAGAGAACAACGACCTCTCCCTCAAAGTCCAACAACTGGAACGTGACCGCCTGGAAAGCGAACAGAAACTGAGCGACTTCCGCGCCTGCGCCGACCAACAGCGCCAAGACTGCGCCGACCTGCAAGCGAAAACGACGCTGCTGGACCAGCTGAAGCTGCAGCTGAAGAACGAGCAAGACCAGAACAGGGCGTGTAACGACCAGATCCACTTGCTGAAACAAAGAAACGCCGAACTGGAGGGCGACATCATCGCGTGCAGAGATCGAGAGGCGGAGCTGTTGCTGTTCACCCAACAACTGACGGACAAGAACGTCAGGTTGCAGTCGGAATTCACGGCGCTGGAGACCAAA GTGCAGCAACTGACTTGCGAGCAGACCCTGTTGAAGCGCAGCGTGAAAGAGCAAGAGACCAAGATGGGGATGTTCGCGGCGCAAGTCGCCGACGAAAGGGCCAAATGCTTGGACGAGATCGACGGGTTGAAGAAGGGGCTGGCGGAGAAGAGCGGACTGTGCGACAAGTTCAAGCAGGAGGCGGTCGATCACAAGGGCGAGAATAAGCTGTTGAGGAGGAAGTTTGAGTTGTCATTGAGG GAGGTGAATAAGGAGCTGCAGCAATGCCGCAAGCGACTGGAACATTACGAGATTTTGGAAAATAGAAGCAGCAGCAGTTCCAACTCGTCCCTCAACGTGGGAGATCGATCGAACGATTCACCAGCAGCAGAACAAGTGAAG GTGATCCAACCCGACGCGGGTCTAGACAGGCAAACGTTGATCGAGCACATCGTGAAGCTGCAGCGAATAAGCGCGAGAAAATCCGAGAAGCTCGATTTCTTGGAGGAGCACGTCAACACCCTGGTCCTGGAGCTGCAGAAGAAGTCGCGCCTCCTCCAAAGCTACATCCTTCGAGACCAGTCGGGCACTCTGACCTCGAACAGCATGGACGCGAACAAG GCGAACATAGCCAAGTTGAACGGGATCATGGCATCTGTGTATAGTTCGCGAGTAGCTGACGACAAACTGACGTTGGAATTATCCTTGGACATTAATCGGAAGCTACAGGCTGTACTCGAAGATGCCCTGCTTAAAAATATCACTTTGAAG AGCTCTGTTCCAGGAGAACGTCGACACTTTGGGCCAGGAAATCGAGCGACTAAATAA
- the LOC138136406 gene encoding coiled-coil domain-containing protein 186-like isoform X3: MTDKTEVEETPHMSESNSRNEEVTSLDQNTAAQQCKEPPNGQINNEGNNINAREQSEEIHQLMQKCGHLEARLDLVIKQKELAQKEKEAMVIKYAVSEKNLLEMKHQKEQLEKKYKEQITENEIIQHKVQIMCSEKSRICQMLDNKCYEYKGSQQELEQAKADLNALETKLKWSQNSLKTEIQLHKECQTKLEELNKKCLDATDQIEQAKKEAQESIKAFHTSQDNRAHVLDQQLKEQQAALILLKHERDDKEQQIKSLNSQLEKLQTKQKDMLQENNDLSLKVQQLERDRLESEQKLSDFRACADQQRQDCADLQAKTTLLDQLKLQLKNEQDQNRACNDQIHLLKQRNAELEGDIIACRDREAELLLFTQQLTDKNVRLQSEFTALETKVQQLTCEQTLLKRSVKEQETKMGMFAAQVADERAKCLDEIDGLKKGLAEKSGLCDKFKQEAVDHKGENKLLRRKFELSLREVNKELQQCRKRLEHYEILENRSSSSSNSSLNVGDRSNDSPAAEQVKVIQPDAGLDRQTLIEHIVKLQRISARKSEKLDFLEEHVNTLVLELQKKSRLLQSYILRDQSGTLTSNSMDANKSSKFWRT; the protein is encoded by the exons ATGACGGATAAGACGGAAGTTGAAGAAACACCCCATATGTCTGAGAGTAACAGCAGAAATGAAGAAGTTACAAGTTTGGATCAAAATACTGCAGCACAGCAATGCAAGGAACCGCCAAACGGACAAATAAACAATGAAGGAAACAATATAAATGCAAGGGAACAGTCTGAAGAAATCCATCAATTAATGCAAAAATGTGGCCACTTGGAAGCTAGATTAGATCTT GTGATAAAACAGAAAGAGCTGGCacagaaagaaaaagaagcaaTGGTGATAAAATATGCTGTTAGTGAGAAGAATCTCTTGGAGATGAAGCATCAAAAAGAGCAACTGGAGAAAAAGTATAAGGAACAAATAacagaaaatgaaattattcaGCATAAAGTACAAATAATGTGCAGTGAGAAGTCTAGAATATGTCAGATGCTTGATAACAAGTGTTATGAGTATAAAGGGAGCCAACAAGAATTGGAACAGGCGAAAGCTGATTTGAACGCGCTAGAAACGAAATTAAAGTGGTCCCAGAACAGTTTGAAAACCGAAATTCAGTTGCACAAA GAATGTCAGACTAAATTGGAAGAGTTGAATAAGAAATGTCTAGACGCCACGGATCAGATAGAACAGGCGAAGAAAGAGGCGCAGGAATCCATAAAGGCGTTCCATACGTCGCAAGACAACAGAGCGCACGTGCTTGACCAGCAACTGAAGGAACAACAAGCCGCGTtgattttgttaaaacacGAGAGGGACGACAAAGAGCAACAAATCAAATCGCTAAACTCCCAACTCGAAAAGCTGCAAACCAAACAAAAAGACATGTTGCAAGAGAACAACGACCTCTCCCTCAAAGTCCAACAACTGGAACGTGACCGCCTGGAAAGCGAACAGAAACTGAGCGACTTCCGCGCCTGCGCCGACCAACAGCGCCAAGACTGCGCCGACCTGCAAGCGAAAACGACGCTGCTGGACCAGCTGAAGCTGCAGCTGAAGAACGAGCAAGACCAGAACAGGGCGTGTAACGACCAGATCCACTTGCTGAAACAAAGAAACGCCGAACTGGAGGGCGACATCATCGCGTGCAGAGATCGAGAGGCGGAGCTGTTGCTGTTCACCCAACAACTGACGGACAAGAACGTCAGGTTGCAGTCGGAATTCACGGCGCTGGAGACCAAA GTGCAGCAACTGACTTGCGAGCAGACCCTGTTGAAGCGCAGCGTGAAAGAGCAAGAGACCAAGATGGGGATGTTCGCGGCGCAAGTCGCCGACGAAAGGGCCAAATGCTTGGACGAGATCGACGGGTTGAAGAAGGGGCTGGCGGAGAAGAGCGGACTGTGCGACAAGTTCAAGCAGGAGGCGGTCGATCACAAGGGCGAGAATAAGCTGTTGAGGAGGAAGTTTGAGTTGTCATTGAGG GAGGTGAATAAGGAGCTGCAGCAATGCCGCAAGCGACTGGAACATTACGAGATTTTGGAAAATAGAAGCAGCAGCAGTTCCAACTCGTCCCTCAACGTGGGAGATCGATCGAACGATTCACCAGCAGCAGAACAAGTGAAG GTGATCCAACCCGACGCGGGTCTAGACAGGCAAACGTTGATCGAGCACATCGTGAAGCTGCAGCGAATAAGCGCGAGAAAATCCGAGAAGCTCGATTTCTTGGAGGAGCACGTCAACACCCTGGTCCTGGAGCTGCAGAAGAAGTCGCGCCTCCTCCAAAGCTACATCCTTCGAGACCAGTCGGGCACTCTGACCTCGAACAGCATGGACGCGAACAAG TCTTCAAAATTTTG GCGAACATAG
- the LOC138136406 gene encoding coiled-coil domain-containing protein 186-like isoform X4, translating into MTDKTEVEETPHMSESNSRNEEVTSLDQNTAAQQCKEPPNGQINNEGNNINAREQSEEIHQLMQKCGHLEARLDLVIKQKELAQKEKEAMVIKYAVSEKNLLEMKHQKEQLEKKYKEQITENEIIQHKVQIMCSEKSRICQMLDNKCYEYKGSQQELEQAKADLNALETKLKWSQNSLKTEIQLHKECQTKLEELNKKCLDATDQIEQAKKEAQESIKAFHTSQDNRAHVLDQQLKEQQAALILLKHERDDKEQQIKSLNSQLEKLQTKQKDMLQENNDLSLKVQQLERDRLESEQKLSDFRACADQQRQDCADLQAKTTLLDQLKLQLKNEQDQNRACNDQIHLLKQRNAELEGDIIACRDREAELLLFTQQLTDKNVRLQSEFTALETKVQQLTCEQTLLKRSVKEQETKMGMFAAQVADERAKCLDEIDGLKKGLAEKSGLCDKFKQEAVDHKGENKLLRRKFELSLREVNKELQQCRKRLEHYEILENRSSSSSNSSLNVGDRSNDSPAAEQVKVIQPDAGLDRQTLIEHIVKLQRISARKSEKLDFLEEHVNTLVLELQKKSRLLQSYILRDQSGTLTSNSMDANKRS; encoded by the exons ATGACGGATAAGACGGAAGTTGAAGAAACACCCCATATGTCTGAGAGTAACAGCAGAAATGAAGAAGTTACAAGTTTGGATCAAAATACTGCAGCACAGCAATGCAAGGAACCGCCAAACGGACAAATAAACAATGAAGGAAACAATATAAATGCAAGGGAACAGTCTGAAGAAATCCATCAATTAATGCAAAAATGTGGCCACTTGGAAGCTAGATTAGATCTT GTGATAAAACAGAAAGAGCTGGCacagaaagaaaaagaagcaaTGGTGATAAAATATGCTGTTAGTGAGAAGAATCTCTTGGAGATGAAGCATCAAAAAGAGCAACTGGAGAAAAAGTATAAGGAACAAATAacagaaaatgaaattattcaGCATAAAGTACAAATAATGTGCAGTGAGAAGTCTAGAATATGTCAGATGCTTGATAACAAGTGTTATGAGTATAAAGGGAGCCAACAAGAATTGGAACAGGCGAAAGCTGATTTGAACGCGCTAGAAACGAAATTAAAGTGGTCCCAGAACAGTTTGAAAACCGAAATTCAGTTGCACAAA GAATGTCAGACTAAATTGGAAGAGTTGAATAAGAAATGTCTAGACGCCACGGATCAGATAGAACAGGCGAAGAAAGAGGCGCAGGAATCCATAAAGGCGTTCCATACGTCGCAAGACAACAGAGCGCACGTGCTTGACCAGCAACTGAAGGAACAACAAGCCGCGTtgattttgttaaaacacGAGAGGGACGACAAAGAGCAACAAATCAAATCGCTAAACTCCCAACTCGAAAAGCTGCAAACCAAACAAAAAGACATGTTGCAAGAGAACAACGACCTCTCCCTCAAAGTCCAACAACTGGAACGTGACCGCCTGGAAAGCGAACAGAAACTGAGCGACTTCCGCGCCTGCGCCGACCAACAGCGCCAAGACTGCGCCGACCTGCAAGCGAAAACGACGCTGCTGGACCAGCTGAAGCTGCAGCTGAAGAACGAGCAAGACCAGAACAGGGCGTGTAACGACCAGATCCACTTGCTGAAACAAAGAAACGCCGAACTGGAGGGCGACATCATCGCGTGCAGAGATCGAGAGGCGGAGCTGTTGCTGTTCACCCAACAACTGACGGACAAGAACGTCAGGTTGCAGTCGGAATTCACGGCGCTGGAGACCAAA GTGCAGCAACTGACTTGCGAGCAGACCCTGTTGAAGCGCAGCGTGAAAGAGCAAGAGACCAAGATGGGGATGTTCGCGGCGCAAGTCGCCGACGAAAGGGCCAAATGCTTGGACGAGATCGACGGGTTGAAGAAGGGGCTGGCGGAGAAGAGCGGACTGTGCGACAAGTTCAAGCAGGAGGCGGTCGATCACAAGGGCGAGAATAAGCTGTTGAGGAGGAAGTTTGAGTTGTCATTGAGG GAGGTGAATAAGGAGCTGCAGCAATGCCGCAAGCGACTGGAACATTACGAGATTTTGGAAAATAGAAGCAGCAGCAGTTCCAACTCGTCCCTCAACGTGGGAGATCGATCGAACGATTCACCAGCAGCAGAACAAGTGAAG GTGATCCAACCCGACGCGGGTCTAGACAGGCAAACGTTGATCGAGCACATCGTGAAGCTGCAGCGAATAAGCGCGAGAAAATCCGAGAAGCTCGATTTCTTGGAGGAGCACGTCAACACCCTGGTCCTGGAGCTGCAGAAGAAGTCGCGCCTCCTCCAAAGCTACATCCTTCGAGACCAGTCGGGCACTCTGACCTCGAACAGCATGGACGCGAACAAG AGATCTTGA
- the LOC138136406 gene encoding coiled-coil domain-containing protein 186-like isoform X1: MTDKTEVEETPHMSESNSRNEEVTSLDQNTAAQQCKEPPNGQINNEGNNINAREQSEEIHQLMQKCGHLEARLDLVIKQKELAQKEKEAMVIKYAVSEKNLLEMKHQKEQLEKKYKEQITENEIIQHKVQIMCSEKSRICQMLDNKCYEYKGSQQELEQAKADLNALETKLKWSQNSLKTEIQLHKECQTKLEELNKKCLDATDQIEQAKKEAQESIKAFHTSQDNRAHVLDQQLKEQQAALILLKHERDDKEQQIKSLNSQLEKLQTKQKDMLQENNDLSLKVQQLERDRLESEQKLSDFRACADQQRQDCADLQAKTTLLDQLKLQLKNEQDQNRACNDQIHLLKQRNAELEGDIIACRDREAELLLFTQQLTDKNVRLQSEFTALETKVQQLTCEQTLLKRSVKEQETKMGMFAAQVADERAKCLDEIDGLKKGLAEKSGLCDKFKQEAVDHKGENKLLRRKFELSLREVNKELQQCRKRLEHYEILENRSSSSSNSSLNVGDRSNDSPAAEQVKVIQPDAGLDRQTLIEHIVKLQRISARKSEKLDFLEEHVNTLVLELQKKSRLLQSYILRDQSGTLTSNSMDANKANIAKLNGIMASVYSSRVADDKLTLELSLDINRKLQAVLEDALLKNITLKENVDTLGQEIERLNKLRKS; this comes from the exons ATGACGGATAAGACGGAAGTTGAAGAAACACCCCATATGTCTGAGAGTAACAGCAGAAATGAAGAAGTTACAAGTTTGGATCAAAATACTGCAGCACAGCAATGCAAGGAACCGCCAAACGGACAAATAAACAATGAAGGAAACAATATAAATGCAAGGGAACAGTCTGAAGAAATCCATCAATTAATGCAAAAATGTGGCCACTTGGAAGCTAGATTAGATCTT GTGATAAAACAGAAAGAGCTGGCacagaaagaaaaagaagcaaTGGTGATAAAATATGCTGTTAGTGAGAAGAATCTCTTGGAGATGAAGCATCAAAAAGAGCAACTGGAGAAAAAGTATAAGGAACAAATAacagaaaatgaaattattcaGCATAAAGTACAAATAATGTGCAGTGAGAAGTCTAGAATATGTCAGATGCTTGATAACAAGTGTTATGAGTATAAAGGGAGCCAACAAGAATTGGAACAGGCGAAAGCTGATTTGAACGCGCTAGAAACGAAATTAAAGTGGTCCCAGAACAGTTTGAAAACCGAAATTCAGTTGCACAAA GAATGTCAGACTAAATTGGAAGAGTTGAATAAGAAATGTCTAGACGCCACGGATCAGATAGAACAGGCGAAGAAAGAGGCGCAGGAATCCATAAAGGCGTTCCATACGTCGCAAGACAACAGAGCGCACGTGCTTGACCAGCAACTGAAGGAACAACAAGCCGCGTtgattttgttaaaacacGAGAGGGACGACAAAGAGCAACAAATCAAATCGCTAAACTCCCAACTCGAAAAGCTGCAAACCAAACAAAAAGACATGTTGCAAGAGAACAACGACCTCTCCCTCAAAGTCCAACAACTGGAACGTGACCGCCTGGAAAGCGAACAGAAACTGAGCGACTTCCGCGCCTGCGCCGACCAACAGCGCCAAGACTGCGCCGACCTGCAAGCGAAAACGACGCTGCTGGACCAGCTGAAGCTGCAGCTGAAGAACGAGCAAGACCAGAACAGGGCGTGTAACGACCAGATCCACTTGCTGAAACAAAGAAACGCCGAACTGGAGGGCGACATCATCGCGTGCAGAGATCGAGAGGCGGAGCTGTTGCTGTTCACCCAACAACTGACGGACAAGAACGTCAGGTTGCAGTCGGAATTCACGGCGCTGGAGACCAAA GTGCAGCAACTGACTTGCGAGCAGACCCTGTTGAAGCGCAGCGTGAAAGAGCAAGAGACCAAGATGGGGATGTTCGCGGCGCAAGTCGCCGACGAAAGGGCCAAATGCTTGGACGAGATCGACGGGTTGAAGAAGGGGCTGGCGGAGAAGAGCGGACTGTGCGACAAGTTCAAGCAGGAGGCGGTCGATCACAAGGGCGAGAATAAGCTGTTGAGGAGGAAGTTTGAGTTGTCATTGAGG GAGGTGAATAAGGAGCTGCAGCAATGCCGCAAGCGACTGGAACATTACGAGATTTTGGAAAATAGAAGCAGCAGCAGTTCCAACTCGTCCCTCAACGTGGGAGATCGATCGAACGATTCACCAGCAGCAGAACAAGTGAAG GTGATCCAACCCGACGCGGGTCTAGACAGGCAAACGTTGATCGAGCACATCGTGAAGCTGCAGCGAATAAGCGCGAGAAAATCCGAGAAGCTCGATTTCTTGGAGGAGCACGTCAACACCCTGGTCCTGGAGCTGCAGAAGAAGTCGCGCCTCCTCCAAAGCTACATCCTTCGAGACCAGTCGGGCACTCTGACCTCGAACAGCATGGACGCGAACAAG GCGAACATAGCCAAGTTGAACGGGATCATGGCATCTGTGTATAGTTCGCGAGTAGCTGACGACAAACTGACGTTGGAATTATCCTTGGACATTAATCGGAAGCTACAGGCTGTACTCGAAGATGCCCTGCTTAAAAATATCACTTTGAAG GAGAACGTCGACACTTTGGGCCAGGAAATCGAGCGACTAAATAAACTGCGGAAATCTTAA
- the Iru gene encoding E3 ubiquitin-protein ligase Iruka isoform X2, producing MAEAAVEDRPHQKFYCHMCNVQFENASANFTCPHCSDGFIEELQEIPENRETSGDIDDDDDSSDMDFNELFMSPATMEDLQTGRNRQTDGHRTGRRTLTRLASSNLRQNVPFENLIQDFIVNLGVGLNWGAAGNMQLFLGNPGDYAWGREGLDAIVTQLLNQMDSTGPPPVSKEVIDALPIINVKSDQVDAKLQCSVCWEDFMLGENVRQLPCTHIYHEPCIRPWLELHGTCPICRQNLMNDEQNSDSNQDSGGSSNGGNHTLNAFRNILQPAHNASSSSSSLENSRPTHSRSTSNNTDSMM from the exons ATGGCTGAAGCCGCAGTAGAAGACCGACCACACCAAAAGTTTTACTGTCACATGTGCAACGTTCAGTTCGAAAACGCCTCAGCA AACTTCACCTGTCCGCACTGTTCCGATGGCTTCATCGAGGAGCTGCAAGAGATCCCCGAGAACCGCGAGACGAGCGGCGACatcgacgacgacgacgacagCAGCGAT ATGGATTTCAATGAACTGTTCATGAGTCCGGCGACGATGGAAGACCTCCAAACGGGACGTAACAGACAAACAGACGGACACCGAACAGGGAGAAG GACCTTGACCAGACTGGCTTCATCAAATCTGAGGCAGAATGTGCCATTTGAAAATCTCATACAGGATTTTATCGTGAATTTGGGGGTCGGGCTCAACTGGGGCGCCGCGGGGAATATGCAGCTGTTCCTAGGGAACCCAGGTGATTATGCTTGGGGGCGTGAAGGCCTAGACGCCATCGtgacacaattattaaatcaAATGGACAGTACAG GACCGCCGCCAGTGTCGAAAGAAGTGATAGACGCTCTACCCATAATAAACGTGAAATCTGATCAAGTGGATGCCAAATTACAATGTTCCGTGTGTTGGGAGGACTTCATGTTGGGGGAGAACGTACGACAGTTACCTTGCACCCATATCTACCACGAGCCGTGCATACGGCCTTGGCTGGAACTGCACGGAACGTGCCCCATCTGTAGGCAGAATTTAATGAATGACGAACAAAACAGCGATAGTAATCAAGACTCTGGCGGATCCTCGAATGGAG GTAACCATACTCTAAACGCCTTTAGAAATATACTTCAACCTGCCCACAATGCGTCAAGTAGTTCAAGTTCTTTAGAAAATTCTAGACCGACTCATTCTAGATCCACTTCTAATAATACAGATTCTATGATGTAA
- the Iru gene encoding E3 ubiquitin-protein ligase Iruka isoform X1 has translation MAEAAVEDRPHQKFYCHMCNVQFENASANFTCPHCSDGFIEELQEIPENRETSGDIDDDDDSSDMDFNELFMSPATMEDLQTGRNRQTDGHRTGRRYAVNRARIVRPRTLTRLASSNLRQNVPFENLIQDFIVNLGVGLNWGAAGNMQLFLGNPGDYAWGREGLDAIVTQLLNQMDSTGPPPVSKEVIDALPIINVKSDQVDAKLQCSVCWEDFMLGENVRQLPCTHIYHEPCIRPWLELHGTCPICRQNLMNDEQNSDSNQDSGGSSNGGNHTLNAFRNILQPAHNASSSSSSLENSRPTHSRSTSNNTDSMM, from the exons ATGGCTGAAGCCGCAGTAGAAGACCGACCACACCAAAAGTTTTACTGTCACATGTGCAACGTTCAGTTCGAAAACGCCTCAGCA AACTTCACCTGTCCGCACTGTTCCGATGGCTTCATCGAGGAGCTGCAAGAGATCCCCGAGAACCGCGAGACGAGCGGCGACatcgacgacgacgacgacagCAGCGAT ATGGATTTCAATGAACTGTTCATGAGTCCGGCGACGATGGAAGACCTCCAAACGGGACGTAACAGACAAACAGACGGACACCGAACAGGGAGAAGGTATGCAGTAAATCGCGCCAGGATAGTTCGACCCAG GACCTTGACCAGACTGGCTTCATCAAATCTGAGGCAGAATGTGCCATTTGAAAATCTCATACAGGATTTTATCGTGAATTTGGGGGTCGGGCTCAACTGGGGCGCCGCGGGGAATATGCAGCTGTTCCTAGGGAACCCAGGTGATTATGCTTGGGGGCGTGAAGGCCTAGACGCCATCGtgacacaattattaaatcaAATGGACAGTACAG GACCGCCGCCAGTGTCGAAAGAAGTGATAGACGCTCTACCCATAATAAACGTGAAATCTGATCAAGTGGATGCCAAATTACAATGTTCCGTGTGTTGGGAGGACTTCATGTTGGGGGAGAACGTACGACAGTTACCTTGCACCCATATCTACCACGAGCCGTGCATACGGCCTTGGCTGGAACTGCACGGAACGTGCCCCATCTGTAGGCAGAATTTAATGAATGACGAACAAAACAGCGATAGTAATCAAGACTCTGGCGGATCCTCGAATGGAG GTAACCATACTCTAAACGCCTTTAGAAATATACTTCAACCTGCCCACAATGCGTCAAGTAGTTCAAGTTCTTTAGAAAATTCTAGACCGACTCATTCTAGATCCACTTCTAATAATACAGATTCTATGATGTAA
- the LOC138136412 gene encoding tubulin alpha chain-like yields the protein MRECISVHIGQAGVQIGNTTWELYCLEHGIQPDGSLKDQKEIVSDNCYGTFFYEVENGNMVPRSLMVDLEPTVVDEVRTGKYKQLYHPEQLITGKEDAANNYARGHYTIGKEMISVVMDKLSKMAEQCSGLQGFLVFHSFGGGTGSGFTSLLMENLSEEFGKKSKLEFVIYPAPQVCTAVVEPYNSILTTHTTLGHTDCAFMVDNEAIYDICRKKLGIERPNYINLNRLISQVVSSITASLRFDGALNVDLTEYQTNLVPYPRIHFPLASYAPVVSSDKAFHEGMSVSEITSELFESSNQMVKCDPRHGKYMACCLLYRGDVVPKDVNASIAQMKTKSNIRFVNWCPTGFKVGINYQPPTVVPGGDLARVQRAACMLSNTTAIESAWNKLNKKFDLMFAKRAFVHWYIHEGMEEGEFNEAREDLAMLEKDYEEVSIDDID from the exons ATG AGGGAATGTATCTCTGTCCATATCGGCCAAGCCGGTGTGCAAATCGGCAACACAACGTGGGAACTGTACTGTCTCGAGCACGGCATCCAGCCTGACGGCAGTCTCAAAGACCAGAAGGAAATCGTCTCGGACAACTGCTACGGCACGTTCTTCTACGAAGTGGAAAACGGCAACATGGTGCCCAGATCGCTGATGGTCGACCTGGAGCCCACCGTCGTCG ACGAGGTGAGAACTGGCAAGTACAAACAGCTGTACCATCCGGAGCAGCTGATCACGGGCAAGGAAGACGCCGCCAATAACTACGCCCGAGGCCACTACACCATCGGCAAGGAGATGATAAGCGTGGTGATGGACAAGCTGTCGAAGATGGCCGAGCAGTGCTCCGGCTTGCAAGGCTTCCTCGTCTTCCACTCGTTCGGCGGCGGGACCGGCTCCGGCTTCACCTCTCTGCTGATGGAGAACCTGTCGGAGGAGTTCGGCAAGAAGAGCAAGCTCGAGTTCGTGATCTACCCGGCCCCCCAGGTGTGCACCGCCGTCGTGGAGCCGTACAACTCCATCCTGACGACGCACACCACCCTGGGCCACACCGACTGCGCCTTCATGGTGGACAACGAGGCCATCTACGACATCTGCCGCAAGAAGCTCGGCATCGAGCGGCCCAACTACATCAACCTGAACCGGCTGATCAGCCAGGTGGTGTCGTCGATCACGGCGTCGCTGCGCTTCGACGGCGCTCTCAACGTCGACTTGACCGAGTACCAGACCAACCTGGTGCCGTACCCGCGCATCCACTTCCCGCTGGCGTCGTACGCGCCGGTCGTGTCGTCCGACAAGGCCTTCCACGAGGGCATGTCCGTGTCTGAGATCACGTCGGAGCTCTTCGAGTCGTCGAACCAGATGGTGAAGTGCGACCCTCGCCACGGCAAGTACATGGCCTGCTGTCTTTTGTACCGCGGCGACGTCGTCCCCAAAGACGTGAACGCGTCGATCGCGCAAATGAAGACTAAGAGCAACATCAGGTTCGTCAACTGGTGCCCCACCGGGTTCAAAGTCGGGATCAACTACCAACCCCCGACTGTCGTTCCCGGCGGGGACTTGGCGCGGGTCCAGAGGGCCGCTTGCATGTTGTCCAACACCACCGCCATCGAGTCCGCCTGGAACAAGCTGAACAAGAAGTTCGACTTGATGTTCGCGAAGCGCGCCTTCGTCCACTGGTACATCCACGAGGGGATGGAAGAGGGCGAGTTCAACGAGGCCCGCGAGGACCTGGCGATGCTGGAGAAGGACTACGAGGAGGTCTCGATTGATGACATCGATTGA